From a region of the Kaistia sp. 32K genome:
- a CDS encoding polysaccharide pyruvyl transferase family protein: MRAWLSDWIASRPPTLFLIPSDPWNLTGSIGDAAMIAAVTEVCRTQAGLEVTVLTSTDAADQAAHRLGLRTVRVAWDSEQAFWPQVDRQIRKKHAKALLVLGADVLDGGYGSEMAKRMLRIADLAASRRIPTAILGFSFNSAPAEDLRPAWAKLHPDVVIQVRDQSSLQRFEAFSGRKGTLVADCAFLLKEKPGQASEAVRAWTDGKRQQGRHVLGINFHPQLFKKREDFPRLGRSFETVLRKLAAEDGTAFVVIPHDNREDSDKVALRAFAAGLDQTLRENVLFVGEDVGPDEIKAIVSHLDGTVTGRMHLAIATLGMGRPAVALTYQDKFEGLFDHFDLPSWLLVTPEAAGEPEVLLALIRRFRASLGALTSQVQAHLPAVQQAARRNLDALGWTAGDAARQP, from the coding sequence GTGCGCGCCTGGCTGTCGGACTGGATCGCCAGCCGGCCTCCGACGCTCTTCCTGATTCCGTCCGATCCCTGGAACCTTACGGGATCGATCGGCGACGCGGCAATGATCGCGGCCGTGACGGAAGTGTGCCGCACCCAGGCCGGGCTGGAGGTCACCGTCCTCACTTCCACCGATGCCGCCGATCAGGCCGCCCACCGCCTCGGCCTGAGAACGGTTCGCGTCGCCTGGGACAGCGAACAGGCGTTCTGGCCTCAGGTCGACCGCCAGATTCGAAAGAAACACGCGAAAGCGCTGCTCGTGCTCGGCGCCGACGTCCTGGATGGCGGCTATGGATCGGAAATGGCGAAGCGCATGTTGCGGATCGCTGATCTCGCCGCTTCCAGGAGGATCCCGACCGCCATTCTCGGCTTCAGCTTCAACAGCGCGCCAGCAGAGGACCTGCGGCCCGCATGGGCGAAACTGCATCCGGACGTCGTCATCCAGGTGCGGGATCAATCGTCCTTGCAGCGCTTCGAGGCGTTCTCTGGCCGAAAAGGCACGCTGGTTGCCGATTGCGCGTTCCTGTTGAAGGAGAAGCCAGGGCAGGCGTCGGAAGCGGTCCGGGCATGGACCGATGGGAAGCGCCAGCAGGGACGGCACGTGCTCGGCATCAACTTCCATCCCCAGCTCTTCAAGAAACGGGAGGATTTCCCGCGACTGGGTCGTTCGTTCGAGACCGTGCTCAGGAAGCTCGCGGCCGAGGACGGCACCGCTTTCGTCGTCATCCCGCATGACAATCGGGAGGACAGCGACAAGGTCGCGCTACGGGCCTTTGCCGCCGGTCTCGATCAAACCCTGCGCGAGAACGTGCTGTTCGTCGGGGAGGATGTCGGCCCGGATGAAATCAAGGCGATCGTCTCGCATCTCGACGGCACCGTCACCGGGCGTATGCATCTGGCGATCGCGACGCTCGGGATGGGCAGGCCGGCGGTCGCTCTGACCTACCAGGACAAGTTCGAAGGTCTGTTCGATCATTTCGACCTGCCGTCCTGGCTGCTCGTCACGCCCGAGGCGGCGGGAGAGCCTGAAGTCCTGCTGGCGCTGATCCGACGGTTCCGCGCCTCGCTTGGCGCATTGACGAGCCAGGTTCAGGCGCACCTCCCCGCCGTGCAGCAGGCGGCGCGCCGCAATCTGGACGCGCTTGGATGGACTGCGGGCGACGCCGCGAGGCAGCCCTAG
- a CDS encoding glycosyltransferase: MANPLVIMICAPWPRSGSSSIFLAQSRAYIDAGYDVIVVFVPHNADLRTDRNSVWGRIRDDFSEIPGRDIYLNQSHRRIRRGSSMAYWDWILAGRDTVMAIESRYAGRSRIDAGLLARIRARGVALVHVNHAFNMGAAQRIAKAAESAGFPRPKILLETHDIQAHRYGHGRLPNPITRQVDDLDRLYRDEAKIGAEADALVHISEDDVEHFRKLLPDRRHFLNRPTSRNHLKATRPNGAATIDFLFVGNAHAGNIKSIQWFTSEVLPRLSGQGLRIRIVGSIATWFRQHQPSVFEAHREIWLEEQPDLAEIYASSRAVIVPTTAGTGASIKLVEALAMGKHVVATPMAVSAFARVPGIEGAVRIAEGADEFAREMKALASLPDVPNERGLALYASHFSNECYQRTLAGILREVLG; the protein is encoded by the coding sequence TTGGCAAATCCTCTCGTCATCATGATCTGTGCACCGTGGCCGCGATCTGGCAGTTCCAGTATATTTCTCGCACAATCAAGAGCATATATTGATGCTGGATATGACGTTATAGTTGTATTTGTCCCTCACAATGCTGACCTGCGGACGGACCGTAACTCGGTTTGGGGCAGGATCCGGGATGACTTCTCGGAGATTCCCGGTCGCGACATCTATCTGAACCAATCCCATCGCCGGATCCGGCGCGGATCCTCGATGGCTTATTGGGACTGGATCCTGGCGGGACGAGACACGGTGATGGCCATCGAGTCGCGCTATGCGGGGCGGTCGCGGATCGATGCCGGCTTGCTCGCGCGCATCCGGGCCCGTGGCGTGGCGCTCGTGCATGTGAACCACGCCTTCAACATGGGAGCGGCGCAAAGGATCGCGAAAGCGGCGGAATCGGCGGGGTTTCCGCGACCGAAGATCCTTCTGGAGACGCACGATATCCAGGCCCACCGCTATGGGCACGGTCGTCTGCCCAACCCGATCACCCGACAGGTCGACGACCTCGACAGGCTCTATCGTGACGAGGCGAAGATCGGCGCCGAGGCCGATGCGCTAGTTCATATCAGCGAGGACGACGTCGAACATTTCCGCAAATTGCTGCCGGACCGGCGCCATTTCCTCAATAGGCCCACCTCCCGCAACCATCTCAAGGCGACCCGGCCGAATGGCGCGGCGACGATCGATTTCCTGTTCGTCGGCAATGCCCACGCTGGAAACATCAAAAGTATTCAATGGTTTACGAGCGAGGTCCTGCCGCGGCTGTCGGGGCAGGGGCTCCGGATCCGCATCGTCGGCAGCATTGCCACCTGGTTCCGCCAGCACCAGCCTTCCGTCTTCGAGGCCCACAGGGAGATCTGGCTGGAAGAGCAGCCGGATCTCGCCGAAATCTATGCATCCTCCCGCGCGGTCATCGTGCCGACGACCGCCGGCACCGGCGCTTCCATCAAGCTGGTCGAGGCGCTGGCGATGGGGAAACATGTCGTGGCGACGCCGATGGCCGTGTCGGCCTTCGCCCGCGTCCCCGGCATAGAGGGGGCCGTCCGGATCGCGGAAGGAGCGGACGAATTCGCTCGCGAGATGAAGGCGCTAGCCAGCCTTCCTGACGTTCCGAACGAGCGGGGTCTCGCGCTCTATGCCTCGCATTTCTCGAATGAATGCTACCAGCGGACGTTGGCCGGCATCTTGCGCGAAGTCCTGGGCTGA
- the rsgA gene encoding ribosome small subunit-dependent GTPase A, which produces MGWSDFFAEQVEADEADLVPMRIATVHRARMGAIAADGPVRLVLPVHTNTGDYAVGDWVLVEPGTDLLRRRLERRTLLSRRVEGGTQPQLTAANVDTLFIVTSCNADFNVARLERYLALANQAGTHPVILLTKADTVEDAGTYAAQVATLQRGLECVTLDGRRGEAAAALAPWCGAGRTVALIGSSGVGKSTLLNTLAGPDQDAPQQTGGIRESDAKGRHTTTSRSLHRIAGGGWVIDTPGMRTLHVSDAAEGIDQLFAEITELAPNCRFRDCTHEHEPGCAVQAAVKAGQLDPDRLDRWRKLQDENRAKTPVLKGPKGNKRR; this is translated from the coding sequence ATGGGCTGGAGCGACTTCTTCGCCGAACAGGTCGAAGCCGACGAGGCGGACCTCGTGCCGATGCGGATCGCGACCGTGCACCGGGCGCGGATGGGCGCCATCGCCGCCGACGGTCCGGTCCGGCTGGTCCTTCCGGTCCACACCAACACGGGCGACTACGCGGTCGGCGATTGGGTGCTGGTCGAGCCGGGGACGGATCTGCTCCGCCGCCGGCTGGAGCGGCGGACGCTGCTGTCGCGCCGGGTCGAGGGCGGGACGCAGCCGCAGCTGACCGCCGCCAATGTCGACACGCTGTTCATCGTCACCTCCTGCAACGCCGATTTCAACGTCGCCCGGCTCGAGCGCTATCTGGCGCTCGCCAACCAGGCCGGCACCCATCCGGTGATCCTGCTCACCAAGGCCGACACGGTCGAGGACGCCGGGACCTACGCGGCCCAGGTGGCGACGCTGCAGCGCGGGCTCGAATGCGTCACGCTGGACGGACGCCGCGGCGAGGCAGCGGCGGCGCTCGCCCCTTGGTGTGGAGCCGGGCGGACGGTGGCGCTGATCGGCTCCTCCGGCGTCGGCAAGTCGACGCTGCTGAATACGCTGGCCGGCCCCGATCAGGACGCGCCGCAGCAGACCGGCGGCATCCGCGAGAGCGATGCCAAGGGCCGCCACACCACGACCTCGCGCTCGCTGCACCGGATTGCCGGCGGCGGCTGGGTGATCGATACGCCCGGCATGCGGACGCTGCATGTGAGCGACGCGGCCGAGGGCATCGACCAGCTCTTCGCCGAGATCACCGAACTGGCGCCGAACTGCCGCTTTCGCGATTGCACGCATGAGCACGAGCCGGGCTGCGCCGTGCAGGCGGCGGTCAAGGCGGGGCAGCTCGATCCCGACCGCCTCGACCGCTGGCGCAAGCTGCAGGACGAGAACCGCGCCAAGACGCCGGTGCTGAAGGGCCCCAAGGGCAACAAGCGCCGCTGA
- a CDS encoding YciI family protein encodes MTQYLVAIHHPDDYDPFVAEDAAMDRDIDALNAEMQAAGATIFVGGLKPVASAKSLRANGEIVVTDGPYTEVKEHVGGFWVLEAANLDEALVWGRKAAIACRAPVEVRAFH; translated from the coding sequence ATGACGCAGTATCTGGTCGCTATTCACCATCCCGACGACTACGACCCGTTCGTCGCCGAAGACGCGGCCATGGACCGCGATATCGATGCGCTCAACGCCGAGATGCAGGCGGCGGGCGCCACGATCTTCGTTGGCGGCCTGAAGCCGGTGGCGAGTGCGAAGTCGCTTCGGGCCAATGGCGAGATCGTCGTTACCGACGGGCCCTACACGGAAGTCAAGGAACATGTCGGCGGCTTCTGGGTGTTGGAGGCCGCGAACCTGGACGAGGCGCTTGTCTGGGGTCGCAAGGCCGCGATCGCCTGCCGGGCCCCCGTCGAAGTGCGCGCGTTTCACTGA
- a CDS encoding AAA family ATPase: protein MPFTFNVPNLSQEPVEIELMPGSSTFFVGANGSGKTRLATQAENQWGEKAHRISAHRSLSLNPDVAKISEQRALTGLRFGYQNAGSGQELDFRINNRWGSKAETSLLNDFDFLVQVLFAEQSNIALQTHNAAHAGTLDKPVSTRFQKLTAIWDRILPHRTLQIRGDDIKIAAAGQPSYSAADMSDGERAVFYMLGQVLAAEPNSVLIFDEPELHIHRAILSRLWDEAEAARPDCAFLVITHDLEFAASRPSQKFVIRNYQAPGQWEIEQVPEGTGFSEEVATLILGSRKPILFVEGTGTSLDLAIYRACYPEWTILPRGACENVIHAVATMRRNTSLTRVTCAGLVDADDYSDEDKKLLAKFGVGTLPVSEIENLLLHPEVATAILEEEKFQSAELEAKLGALVDEVLIEVSRPGSIDEVVLRYCRRRIDRTLKKIDFKDVKSPGDLAAIYAERTAALDVATVAKEARDRIDDAIERRDLPTLLANFDNKALLALAAKHLKGNSKVAFESWVIRTMRDPKLDKLKSALSKILPTITAH from the coding sequence ATGCCCTTCACCTTCAACGTACCGAATCTGTCGCAAGAGCCCGTTGAGATCGAGCTCATGCCGGGCTCTTCCACATTCTTCGTCGGAGCCAACGGCAGCGGTAAAACTCGCCTAGCAACACAAGCTGAAAACCAGTGGGGCGAGAAAGCCCATCGCATCTCGGCTCACCGCTCTCTCAGCTTGAACCCGGACGTTGCTAAAATCAGCGAGCAACGAGCGCTAACTGGATTGCGCTTTGGTTACCAAAATGCTGGAAGCGGACAAGAGCTAGATTTCCGAATAAACAACAGGTGGGGCAGCAAGGCCGAGACCAGTCTTCTCAATGATTTCGATTTTCTTGTGCAGGTACTTTTCGCAGAGCAATCAAACATCGCGTTACAGACCCACAATGCCGCTCACGCTGGCACGCTCGACAAACCGGTATCGACGCGGTTTCAGAAGCTGACGGCCATCTGGGACAGAATTCTGCCCCATCGCACCCTTCAGATCAGGGGAGATGACATCAAGATTGCGGCTGCTGGACAGCCATCTTACAGCGCGGCCGACATGAGCGATGGGGAACGAGCCGTCTTTTACATGCTTGGCCAAGTGCTGGCTGCCGAACCCAATTCAGTCTTGATCTTCGATGAACCGGAACTTCATATCCACCGCGCAATTCTGAGTAGGCTTTGGGACGAGGCAGAGGCAGCACGACCTGATTGCGCCTTTCTGGTGATCACACACGACCTAGAGTTTGCAGCCTCGCGGCCAAGCCAGAAGTTTGTCATCCGCAACTATCAAGCGCCGGGCCAATGGGAGATTGAGCAGGTGCCTGAAGGCACCGGCTTCAGCGAGGAGGTGGCGACGCTGATCCTCGGTAGCCGCAAGCCGATCCTGTTCGTGGAAGGCACCGGCACCAGTCTCGATCTCGCAATCTACCGAGCCTGCTATCCTGAATGGACAATACTGCCGCGAGGAGCCTGCGAGAATGTCATCCACGCTGTAGCGACGATGCGGCGGAACACGAGCCTCACTCGCGTAACCTGTGCAGGCCTTGTTGACGCGGATGATTACAGTGACGAGGATAAGAAACTACTTGCCAAATTCGGGGTCGGCACACTCCCCGTCTCGGAGATAGAGAACCTACTCCTGCATCCGGAAGTCGCTACGGCCATCTTGGAAGAGGAGAAATTTCAATCCGCCGAACTGGAGGCCAAACTGGGAGCGCTTGTGGACGAAGTACTCATTGAGGTTTCTAGGCCCGGCTCAATCGATGAAGTTGTGCTGCGCTACTGCCGCAGACGGATCGATCGCACATTGAAGAAGATTGACTTCAAGGATGTGAAATCACCCGGAGATCTTGCGGCAATTTATGCTGAACGGACCGCAGCTCTGGACGTCGCAACAGTTGCCAAAGAGGCACGAGACCGGATCGATGATGCCATCGAAAGGCGAGACCTGCCGACTCTGCTGGCCAACTTCGACAACAAGGCCCTTCTCGCGCTGGCGGCGAAGCACCTTAAGGGTAACTCTAAAGTAGCGTTCGAAAGTTGGGTTATCCGCACAATGCGCGACCCCAAGTTGGACAAGCTGAAGTCCGCGCTGAGCAAGATTCTGCCCACTATAACGGCTCACTAG
- a CDS encoding VOC family protein: MAIAKNTICVWYDKDAEAAARFYAETFPDSSVGAIQRAPTDFPSGKAGDVLVVEFTVAGIPCIGLNGGPAFKQSEAFSFQIATDDQAETDRYWNAIVGNGGQESACGWCKDKWGISWQITPRVLTEAMAAGGEEAKRAFTAMMDMNKIDVAAIEAARRG; this comes from the coding sequence ATGGCGATTGCCAAAAACACGATCTGCGTCTGGTACGACAAGGACGCCGAGGCGGCGGCCCGCTTCTATGCCGAGACGTTTCCCGACAGCTCGGTCGGCGCCATCCAGCGCGCCCCCACCGACTTCCCGTCCGGCAAGGCGGGCGACGTCCTGGTCGTCGAGTTCACCGTCGCCGGCATTCCCTGCATCGGCCTGAATGGCGGCCCCGCCTTCAAGCAGAGCGAGGCCTTCTCGTTCCAGATCGCCACCGACGACCAGGCGGAGACCGACCGCTACTGGAACGCCATCGTCGGCAATGGCGGCCAGGAAAGCGCCTGCGGCTGGTGCAAGGACAAATGGGGCATCTCCTGGCAAATCACCCCGCGTGTGCTGACTGAGGCGATGGCCGCCGGCGGCGAGGAAGCCAAGCGCGCCTTCACCGCCATGATGGACATGAACAAGATCGACGTCGCCGCAATCGAGGCGGCGCGCAGAGGGTGA
- a CDS encoding GDCCVxC domain-containing (seleno)protein: MQPELRSTITCPHCGHGKVEEMPTDACQFFYECEACHTLLRPKAGDCCVFCSYGSVPCPPIQLERQGGGEACCGR, translated from the coding sequence TTGCAGCCTGAGCTTCGCTCCACGATCACATGCCCGCATTGCGGTCACGGCAAGGTCGAGGAAATGCCGACCGACGCCTGCCAGTTCTTCTACGAATGCGAGGCCTGCCACACCCTGCTGCGCCCGAAAGCGGGAGATTGCTGCGTCTTCTGCTCCTACGGCTCTGTGCCGTGCCCGCCAATCCAGCTCGAGCGCCAGGGCGGCGGCGAGGCCTGCTGCGGTCGCTGA
- a CDS encoding arylsulfatase, with amino-acid sequence MLSSRFLSLLMLSSGLSIVTADAQTITGTPGSPSATQTIDGNTIPPPPLPFGGVINLDATNSKPFWPPRVVPPAGAPNILLIMTDDAGYGVSGTFGGVIPTPALDRVAQAGLRYTQFHSTALCSPTRAALITGRNHHSAGFGVITEQSTGFPGYDSVIGPENATIGEILKENGYKTSWFGKEHNTPSFQYSLSGPFDQWPVGMGFEYFYGFMGGETNQWTPYLFQNTTQVFPWIGHPGYNLTTDLADNAIDYLRQTSASAPDQPFFLYFVPGGTHAPHQPTPEWIAKFKGKFDMGWNAMRDEIFANQKRLGVIPENTALTPWPDSLPKWDTLSADEKKMFARQAEVYAAYVAYTDHEIGRVIQEVEDQGKLDNTLIIYIEGDNGTSAEGSTLGTPFDLAAIQGIDVPVKDQLKFYDVWGSDQTTPHMSVAWSWAFDTPFKWTKQIASHFGGTRQGMAMAWPARIRDAGGIRTQFHHMIDIVPTILEATGVRAPVTVNGIGQRPIEGVSMSYSWDKSSKDVPSARTTQYFEMFGDRAIYHDGWIASTPPPQPPWLLGLAKMPDVISGYNWELYNITDDYSQNNDVAASNPQKLQELKDLFLVEASKYNVFPLDNSIVQRLLAPRPSATAGRNSFSYVGRVSGIPPSAAPDLLTKSYTITAEVEIPPGGAEGMLATMGGRFGGYGLYLVKGKPVFLYNLLALQRFRWAGNDALTPGKHTVVFDFTYDGPGAGKGGTGVLKVDDQEVARQTVPHTTPFLMTIDETFDVGVDTRSGVEDSDYQLPFAFTGKLDKITFKLGPTQLGAAEQAAARTKLARARD; translated from the coding sequence ATGCTTTCCAGTCGATTTTTGTCCCTTCTCATGCTGTCTTCCGGTCTCTCCATCGTCACGGCCGATGCGCAGACGATCACCGGAACGCCGGGATCGCCGAGCGCGACGCAGACGATCGACGGCAACACGATACCGCCGCCGCCTCTGCCCTTCGGCGGGGTGATCAATCTCGACGCCACGAATTCGAAGCCGTTCTGGCCGCCGCGGGTGGTGCCGCCGGCCGGCGCGCCCAACATCCTGCTGATCATGACGGACGATGCCGGCTATGGCGTTTCCGGCACGTTTGGCGGCGTCATTCCGACGCCGGCGCTCGACCGCGTCGCCCAGGCGGGGCTGCGCTACACCCAGTTTCATTCGACCGCGCTCTGCTCGCCGACCCGGGCAGCCCTGATCACCGGCCGCAACCACCACTCGGCCGGCTTCGGCGTCATCACCGAGCAGTCGACCGGCTTCCCGGGCTATGATTCCGTCATCGGACCGGAGAACGCGACGATCGGCGAGATCCTGAAGGAGAACGGCTACAAGACCTCGTGGTTCGGCAAGGAACACAACACGCCGAGCTTCCAGTACAGCCTCTCCGGTCCGTTCGACCAATGGCCGGTCGGCATGGGGTTCGAGTATTTCTATGGCTTCATGGGCGGCGAGACCAACCAGTGGACGCCCTATCTGTTCCAGAACACGACCCAGGTTTTCCCGTGGATCGGCCATCCCGGCTACAATCTGACGACCGATCTCGCCGACAACGCGATCGACTATCTGAGGCAGACCAGCGCCTCGGCGCCGGACCAGCCGTTCTTCCTCTATTTCGTTCCCGGCGGCACGCACGCGCCGCACCAGCCGACGCCCGAATGGATCGCCAAGTTCAAGGGCAAGTTCGACATGGGCTGGAACGCCATGCGCGACGAAATCTTCGCCAACCAGAAACGGCTCGGCGTCATTCCGGAGAACACGGCGCTGACGCCCTGGCCGGACAGCCTGCCGAAATGGGATACGCTTTCCGCCGACGAGAAGAAGATGTTCGCCCGCCAGGCCGAGGTCTACGCCGCCTATGTCGCCTATACGGACCACGAGATCGGCCGGGTGATCCAGGAGGTCGAGGACCAGGGCAAGCTCGACAACACGCTGATCATCTATATCGAGGGCGACAACGGCACGAGCGCGGAGGGCTCGACGCTCGGCACGCCGTTCGACCTGGCGGCGATCCAGGGCATCGACGTTCCGGTCAAGGACCAGCTCAAGTTCTACGATGTCTGGGGCTCCGACCAGACGACGCCGCACATGTCGGTCGCCTGGTCCTGGGCCTTCGACACGCCCTTCAAATGGACCAAGCAGATCGCCTCGCATTTCGGCGGTACCCGGCAGGGCATGGCGATGGCCTGGCCCGCCCGCATCCGCGACGCCGGCGGCATCCGCACCCAGTTCCACCACATGATCGACATCGTGCCGACGATCCTGGAGGCGACGGGCGTGCGCGCGCCGGTCACCGTCAACGGCATCGGCCAGCGCCCGATCGAGGGCGTCAGCATGAGCTATAGCTGGGACAAGTCGAGCAAGGACGTGCCGTCGGCCCGCACCACCCAGTATTTCGAGATGTTCGGCGACCGCGCGATCTATCACGACGGCTGGATTGCCTCGACGCCGCCGCCGCAGCCGCCCTGGCTGCTCGGGCTCGCCAAGATGCCGGATGTCATCAGCGGCTATAACTGGGAGCTCTACAACATCACGGACGACTATTCGCAGAACAATGACGTCGCCGCGAGCAACCCTCAGAAGCTGCAGGAACTGAAGGACCTGTTCCTGGTCGAGGCATCGAAATACAACGTTTTCCCGCTCGACAACTCGATCGTGCAGCGGCTTCTGGCGCCGCGTCCGAGCGCCACGGCCGGGCGGAACAGCTTCTCCTATGTCGGACGCGTTTCCGGCATTCCGCCCAGCGCCGCGCCGGATCTCTTGACCAAGTCCTACACGATCACCGCCGAGGTCGAGATTCCGCCGGGCGGGGCGGAGGGCATGCTGGCGACGATGGGCGGCCGGTTCGGCGGCTATGGGCTGTATCTGGTCAAGGGCAAGCCGGTCTTCCTCTACAATCTGCTGGCGCTCCAGCGCTTCCGCTGGGCCGGCAACGACGCGCTGACGCCCGGCAAGCACACGGTCGTGTTCGATTTCACCTATGACGGGCCGGGCGCGGGCAAGGGCGGCACGGGCGTGCTCAAGGTCGACGACCAGGAGGTTGCCCGGCAGACGGTTCCGCACACCACGCCGTTCCTGATGACGATCGACGAGACCTTCGACGTCGGCGTCGACACCCGCAGCGGCGTCGAGGACAGCGACTACCAGCTGCCCTTCGCCTTCACCGGCAAGCTGGACAAGATCACCTTCAAGCTCGGTCCGACCCAGCTCGGCGCCGCCGAACAGGCGGCGGCGCGGACGAAGCTGGCGCGGGCGAGGGACTAG
- the yghX gene encoding YghX family hydrolase — MTRLTAKDFHPDLLELYDFYAHGRITKREFLDRAAKFAVGGVTAAGILASMSPNYALADQVSKTDPDIVAEYITYPSPDGNGEVRAYYVRPAKIAGKRPGVVVVHENRGLNPYIEDVARRVAKAGFIALAPDGLTSKGGYPGNDEKGVELQKQVDPEKLMNDFFAAVEFLMKSDATSGKVGIVGFCYGGGVANAAAVAFPELAAAVPFYGRQPQAADVPKIQAPLLLHYAELDKNIDAGWPAYEAALKANNKVYEAYIYPGVNHGFHNDTTPRYDQAAAELAWKRTIDWFNKYLS; from the coding sequence ATGACCCGACTGACCGCTAAGGATTTCCACCCCGACCTGCTCGAGCTCTACGACTTCTACGCGCATGGCCGCATCACCAAGCGCGAATTCCTCGACCGCGCCGCGAAATTCGCCGTCGGCGGCGTCACCGCCGCCGGGATCCTCGCCTCGATGAGCCCCAACTACGCCCTCGCCGACCAGGTCTCCAAGACCGATCCCGACATCGTCGCCGAATACATCACCTACCCATCGCCCGACGGCAATGGCGAGGTCCGCGCCTATTACGTCCGTCCGGCCAAGATCGCCGGCAAGCGGCCCGGCGTCGTCGTCGTGCACGAGAACCGGGGCCTAAACCCCTATATCGAGGACGTCGCCCGCCGCGTCGCCAAGGCCGGCTTCATCGCACTCGCGCCGGACGGGCTGACCTCGAAGGGCGGCTATCCCGGCAATGACGAGAAGGGCGTCGAACTGCAGAAGCAGGTCGATCCCGAGAAGCTGATGAACGACTTCTTCGCCGCGGTCGAATTCCTGATGAAGAGCGACGCCACCTCCGGCAAGGTCGGCATTGTCGGCTTCTGCTATGGCGGCGGCGTCGCCAACGCGGCCGCGGTCGCCTTCCCGGAACTCGCCGCCGCCGTGCCCTTCTACGGCCGCCAGCCGCAGGCGGCGGACGTGCCGAAGATCCAGGCGCCGCTGCTCCTCCACTATGCCGAGCTCGACAAGAACATCGACGCCGGCTGGCCCGCCTATGAGGCGGCGCTGAAGGCCAACAACAAGGTCTACGAGGCCTATATCTATCCGGGCGTCAACCACGGCTTCCACAACGACACGACGCCCCGCTACGACCAGGCGGCGGCCGAACTCGCGTGGAAACGGACGATCGACTGGTTCAACAAATACCTGTCGTGA
- a CDS encoding YbaN family protein codes for MPEPRAGARYRSALHLGRRAGFIALGFVFLALGIIGAFLPIMPTTIFLILAAWAFGRSSPRLEAWMLDHPRFGGTLRAWRAHGAIPRRAKWMACGGIALGYVVFYVSAAPSWLLAAFVALVMLACALWIVTRPEGPAAQPVVSE; via the coding sequence ATGCCGGAACCGCGAGCCGGAGCGCGCTATCGCTCCGCTCTCCATCTTGGCCGGCGGGCAGGCTTCATCGCGCTCGGATTCGTCTTCCTCGCGCTCGGCATCATCGGCGCCTTCCTGCCGATCATGCCGACGACGATCTTCCTGATTCTGGCCGCCTGGGCGTTCGGCCGGTCTTCGCCCCGGCTCGAGGCGTGGATGCTCGATCATCCGCGCTTCGGCGGCACACTGCGCGCCTGGCGGGCGCATGGCGCGATCCCTCGCCGCGCCAAGTGGATGGCATGCGGCGGCATCGCGCTCGGCTATGTGGTCTTTTACGTCTCCGCTGCGCCGAGCTGGCTGCTGGCGGCGTTCGTCGCGCTCGTGATGCTCGCCTGCGCGCTCTGGATCGTCACGCGCCCGGAGGGCCCGGCGGCGCAGCCGGTCGTGTCGGAATAG